In a single window of the Vicingaceae bacterium genome:
- the fadD gene encoding AMP-dependent synthetase, translating into MNKDQVKRIFDIIRYQASEYPKVDCLTSKIEGKWQSISTQEFIKLAMQLTAGMYNLGLQKGDKIAMVSANRPEWHIADLAILQGGMINVPLYPTITVEEYAYILNHSESKLIFVENEELLHKVLEAQKQVPSLKHIYTFNQIAGHKHWKELLTDEIDEDRIKQVMDSIDEHDLATIIYTSGTTGKPKGVMLSHKNIVSNVIGCWDRLPVDANSKALSFLPLCHVYERTVTYLYMYSGVSIYYAESIDTIGENLKEVKPQVFTAVPRLLEKVYDKIVAKGQELSGIKRAMFFWALNLGLRYELHGANGWWYEFQLKIANKLIFSKWREALGGNVKAVASGAAALQPRLARVFNAARIPVMEGYGLTETSPVVSVNCEKNNGLMFGTVGRPLFNVQVKIAEDGEILVKGPNVMLGYYKQPDLTKDVIDADGWLHTGDIGEIVGDGFLKITDRKKEMFKTSGGKYIAPQVIENKFKESPFIEQIMVIGEGEKHPAAFIQPAWDFLKEWCKRKGIPFESNQQIIQHPDVIKRFQEEVDKYNEHFAQYEKIKKFELVPDTWSVETGELTPTMKMKRRVILQKYSKLYDKIYRTE; encoded by the coding sequence ATGAATAAAGACCAGGTAAAAAGAATTTTTGATATTATCAGATATCAAGCTAGCGAATATCCCAAAGTCGATTGTTTGACCTCAAAAATAGAGGGTAAGTGGCAAAGTATTTCCACACAAGAATTTATCAAACTTGCCATGCAACTGACTGCGGGGATGTATAATTTGGGTTTGCAAAAAGGAGATAAAATAGCAATGGTTTCTGCCAACCGTCCGGAATGGCATATTGCCGATCTGGCTATTTTGCAGGGAGGAATGATCAATGTGCCGCTTTATCCCACCATCACCGTTGAAGAATATGCATATATTTTAAATCACTCCGAATCCAAACTGATATTTGTTGAAAACGAAGAGTTGTTGCATAAAGTGCTGGAGGCCCAAAAACAGGTTCCGTCTTTAAAACATATTTACACTTTCAATCAAATTGCAGGTCATAAACATTGGAAAGAATTGTTGACAGACGAAATTGATGAAGACAGAATCAAACAGGTTATGGACAGCATTGATGAGCATGATTTAGCCACCATAATTTATACTTCAGGCACAACCGGCAAGCCCAAAGGGGTTATGTTGTCCCATAAAAACATTGTAAGTAACGTTATTGGATGTTGGGATAGATTGCCTGTAGATGCAAATTCAAAAGCATTGAGTTTTTTGCCTCTTTGTCATGTTTATGAACGCACGGTTACATATCTTTACATGTATTCAGGGGTATCTATTTACTATGCGGAATCGATAGATACCATCGGTGAGAATTTAAAAGAGGTCAAACCTCAGGTATTTACGGCAGTTCCAAGATTGCTCGAAAAAGTGTATGATAAGATCGTAGCCAAAGGTCAAGAATTATCCGGAATAAAACGTGCAATGTTTTTTTGGGCTTTAAATTTGGGTTTGCGTTATGAATTGCATGGTGCAAATGGATGGTGGTATGAATTTCAGCTGAAAATTGCCAATAAACTTATATTTAGCAAATGGAGGGAAGCGTTGGGTGGAAATGTAAAAGCCGTTGCTTCGGGAGCTGCAGCTTTGCAACCAAGATTGGCCAGAGTTTTTAATGCTGCGAGAATCCCCGTAATGGAAGGTTATGGGCTAACCGAAACTTCACCTGTTGTATCTGTCAATTGTGAAAAAAATAATGGACTTATGTTTGGCACAGTGGGCAGGCCTTTGTTTAATGTGCAGGTGAAGATAGCCGAAGACGGAGAAATACTAGTTAAAGGTCCAAATGTTATGTTAGGGTATTATAAACAACCCGATTTGACAAAAGATGTTATAGATGCCGATGGTTGGCTGCACACCGGCGATATCGGTGAAATTGTTGGTGATGGTTTTTTGAAAATCACCGACAGGAAAAAAGAAATGTTTAAAACTTCCGGAGGAAAGTATATTGCTCCTCAGGTAATAGAAAATAAATTCAAAGAATCGCCATTTATTGAACAAATTATGGTGATCGGTGAAGGAGAAAAACATCCTGCGGCGTTTATTCAGCCTGCCTGGGACTTTTTAAAAGAATGGTGTAAAAGGAAAGGAATTCCTTTTGAATCAAATCAACAAATCATCCAACATCCCGATGTCATTAAAAGGTTTCAGGAAGAAGTGGATAAGTATAATGAGCATTTTGCTCAATATGAAAAAATTAAAAAATTTGAGCTTGTGCCGGATACCTGGAGTGTTGAGACCGGAGAATTGACTCCAACTATGAAAATGAAACGCCGTGTGATTTTGCAGAAATATTCAAAACTCTACGATAAAATATATCGAACCGAATAA
- a CDS encoding amidohydrolase: protein MKSSRKWIYSFVYLMTVLIFGCDRTEKADIIFHNGKIYTLDNQFTIAEAMAVKEGKIIAIGPEREILNKYTADTIIDLRKFTVFPAWHDAHGHLTGMALQLLQCDLTGCRSIEEVIVRLKEYDQKNPGQSWLLGRGWDQNLWQDSEFPTAASLDSVFDKIPVFLTRIDGHAAWVNTKAMQLAGIDKNSKIEGGQILFDKNNKPTGILLDNAMELVKKIIPQPEEKTLSRALTAAAWQCLNHGVAYVHEAGATLQVIHLLDSLVQSGIIPLRVYAMAALNQENLYHFVKNGKIEKNGLKVRSMKIYADGALGSRGALLKKDYSDFPGHRGILIISADSLYSLCRLMDSIGFQVCTHAIGDSAVGLVLNAYGQVLQKVNDKRWRIEHAQIVDTADLKYFEKYSVIPSVQPTHLISDKTWAVNRLGHGRLIFAYPYQSLLHTNGMLPLGTDFPVEDINPLKTYYAAVFRKNYSGNDTIFFQSQQLTKEQALRGMTIWPAIAAFWENETGSLEKGKNADFVVYDIDFTELKPENFFSTKLKSLYISGKEIPLKN, encoded by the coding sequence ATGAAAAGCTCAAGGAAATGGATTTATAGTTTTGTCTATCTTATGACAGTTTTGATTTTTGGTTGCGACAGAACCGAAAAAGCCGATATAATTTTTCACAATGGAAAAATTTATACGTTGGACAATCAATTTACAATAGCAGAAGCAATGGCAGTAAAAGAAGGGAAAATTATTGCCATTGGTCCCGAAAGAGAAATTCTCAATAAATATACAGCCGATACAATCATTGACTTGAGAAAATTTACGGTTTTTCCTGCCTGGCATGATGCACACGGACATTTGACCGGTATGGCTCTGCAATTATTGCAATGTGATTTAACCGGATGCAGGTCGATAGAGGAGGTAATCGTAAGGTTGAAAGAGTATGACCAGAAAAATCCCGGACAATCCTGGTTGCTTGGCAGAGGATGGGACCAAAACCTATGGCAAGATTCAGAATTCCCTACTGCAGCAAGTTTGGATTCAGTGTTTGACAAAATACCGGTTTTTTTAACCCGCATCGACGGACATGCTGCCTGGGTAAACACAAAAGCCATGCAACTGGCAGGCATCGATAAAAATTCAAAGATTGAAGGAGGGCAAATCCTTTTTGACAAAAACAATAAGCCCACCGGAATATTATTGGATAACGCCATGGAATTGGTAAAAAAGATTATTCCACAACCTGAAGAAAAAACTTTATCCCGGGCATTGACAGCGGCTGCATGGCAGTGTTTAAATCATGGGGTTGCCTATGTGCATGAAGCCGGAGCAACCTTACAAGTTATTCATTTATTGGATTCATTGGTTCAATCCGGAATCATACCTTTGCGTGTATATGCCATGGCTGCGCTCAATCAGGAGAATTTATACCATTTTGTAAAAAATGGAAAGATTGAGAAAAATGGGTTGAAAGTCCGAAGTATGAAAATCTATGCAGATGGTGCTTTAGGTTCGAGAGGGGCGCTATTGAAAAAAGATTATTCTGATTTTCCGGGTCATAGAGGGATTTTGATCATTTCGGCGGATTCGCTATACAGTTTATGCCGTTTGATGGATAGCATAGGTTTTCAAGTGTGCACACACGCCATCGGCGACTCGGCTGTTGGCTTGGTTTTAAATGCATACGGACAAGTGCTTCAAAAAGTGAATGATAAAAGGTGGAGAATAGAACATGCGCAAATCGTAGATACGGCAGATTTAAAATATTTTGAAAAATATTCCGTCATTCCTTCAGTACAACCTACACATTTGATTTCGGATAAAACTTGGGCCGTCAACCGCCTAGGGCATGGCCGTTTGATTTTTGCATATCCTTATCAATCATTGCTGCATACCAACGGAATGTTGCCATTGGGAACTGATTTTCCGGTGGAAGATATAAATCCGTTAAAAACCTATTATGCAGCAGTTTTCCGTAAAAATTATTCCGGCAACGACACCATATTTTTTCAATCTCAACAATTGACAAAAGAACAGGCATTAAGAGGAATGACCATTTGGCCGGCTATTGCGGCCTTTTGGGAAAACGAAACAGGATCGCTCGAAAAGGGAAAAAATGCAGATTTTGTCGTTTATGATATTGACTTCACAGAACTGAAACCTGAAAATTTTTTTTCGACTAAATTAAAATCTTTGTATATTAGCGGAAAAGAAATCCCTTTAAAAAATTGA
- the purL gene encoding phosphoribosylformylglycinamidine synthase subunit PurL yields the protein METSLTETNIETAKNLGLTEEEYERIISLLGRKPNFNELCMFSAMWSEHCSYKNSILWLKKLPKEGPAILAKAGEENAGLVDLGNGWACAFKIESHNHPSAIEPYQGAATGVGGINRDIFTMGARPVAQLNSLRFGDLSLEKTRHLMRGVVKGIGDYGNAFGVPVLAGEVYFDECYNTNPLVNAMSVGLVRPDKTIKAVAYGEGNPVFIVGSATGKDGIHGASFASKDITDESHEDLPAVQVGDPFQEKLLLEATMELAETDAIVGMQDMGAAGITCSTSEMSAKTGCGMIIWLDKVPTRQEGMQPWEILLSESQERMLVVVKKGKEDIVKNIFKKWEIHCQQIGVVTNDGFLRFYMHDQLVAEVKARNLVLGGDAPQYEREYREPEYYRQAKNFDSKNIAIPENLMEVGKFLASHPNICSKKWVIRQYDTMVGIGNMTTNKPSDAGVYHILNTNQAIAMKVDCNARYIHADPEIGTQIAVFEAARNIVCSGGKPLAITNCLNFGNPYNPEVYWQFVGAIKGMKAACEKLQTPVTGGNVSFYNQTVSGNKEIPVFPTPTIGMIGLIEDLKYHTPLGFQESGNLIYLLGKITDDINCSEYLYSYHRIKLSPAPYFNAEEEFQLQTALYDFIRTGKLVSAHDCSDGGLFITLLEAGLVNHLGFNINTPGHIRKDAFLFGEGQGRVVVSINPENREFFENFFKQRNIPFLQIGQTQENLLEIDHENWGDIADWKKIYEDTLPSILD from the coding sequence ATGGAAACTTCTTTGACTGAAACAAATATTGAAACTGCAAAAAATTTGGGATTGACAGAAGAAGAATACGAAAGAATCATTTCCTTGTTAGGCAGAAAACCCAATTTTAACGAATTATGCATGTTTTCAGCCATGTGGAGTGAACATTGCTCATACAAAAACTCTATACTTTGGCTTAAAAAACTTCCTAAAGAAGGACCTGCCATTTTGGCCAAAGCAGGAGAAGAAAATGCCGGTTTGGTCGATTTAGGCAATGGTTGGGCATGTGCTTTCAAAATTGAATCTCACAATCATCCGTCAGCCATCGAACCATATCAAGGAGCCGCTACGGGAGTGGGTGGTATAAACCGTGATATCTTCACCATGGGCGCAAGGCCTGTAGCACAATTAAACTCATTGAGATTTGGGGATTTATCTCTGGAAAAAACACGTCATTTGATGCGGGGTGTGGTAAAAGGTATTGGCGATTACGGCAATGCTTTTGGTGTACCTGTGCTGGCAGGAGAAGTTTATTTTGATGAATGTTACAATACCAACCCATTGGTCAATGCTATGTCAGTGGGGTTGGTCAGACCGGACAAAACCATTAAGGCTGTGGCATACGGAGAAGGAAACCCCGTGTTTATAGTAGGTTCGGCTACCGGTAAAGATGGCATTCATGGGGCGTCTTTTGCTTCAAAAGATATTACAGACGAATCGCACGAAGACCTGCCGGCAGTTCAAGTTGGAGATCCATTTCAAGAAAAACTTTTGTTGGAAGCCACTATGGAGCTTGCGGAAACCGACGCAATCGTGGGCATGCAAGACATGGGGGCAGCCGGCATCACTTGTTCAACATCTGAAATGTCGGCCAAAACAGGGTGCGGAATGATCATCTGGCTGGATAAAGTGCCTACACGTCAAGAAGGAATGCAACCTTGGGAAATTCTGCTTTCGGAGTCACAAGAAAGAATGTTGGTGGTTGTCAAAAAAGGTAAAGAAGATATTGTCAAAAATATCTTTAAAAAATGGGAGATTCATTGCCAACAAATTGGCGTGGTTACCAATGACGGATTTTTAAGATTTTATATGCATGACCAATTGGTGGCCGAAGTAAAAGCCCGCAATTTGGTTTTGGGAGGAGATGCACCTCAATATGAGCGAGAATACAGAGAACCGGAATATTATCGTCAAGCCAAAAATTTTGACAGCAAAAATATAGCCATTCCGGAAAATTTAATGGAGGTAGGTAAATTTTTGGCATCCCATCCAAATATTTGTTCAAAAAAATGGGTCATTCGTCAATACGACACAATGGTAGGAATAGGCAACATGACAACCAACAAGCCGTCTGACGCCGGTGTTTATCATATTTTAAACACCAATCAGGCCATTGCAATGAAAGTTGACTGTAATGCCCGATATATCCATGCCGATCCGGAAATAGGAACACAAATAGCCGTTTTTGAAGCAGCCCGCAATATTGTATGCAGTGGAGGAAAACCATTGGCCATCACCAACTGTTTAAACTTTGGCAATCCTTACAATCCTGAAGTATATTGGCAATTTGTAGGTGCGATTAAAGGAATGAAAGCCGCTTGCGAAAAATTGCAAACCCCTGTCACCGGTGGTAACGTTAGTTTTTACAACCAAACTGTGAGCGGCAATAAAGAAATCCCGGTCTTTCCTACTCCCACCATAGGAATGATAGGATTGATCGAGGACCTGAAATATCACACTCCTCTTGGTTTCCAGGAAAGCGGAAATTTGATATACCTCCTGGGAAAAATTACCGATGATATTAATTGTTCGGAATATCTTTACAGCTATCACCGTATAAAATTGTCCCCTGCCCCTTACTTCAATGCCGAAGAAGAATTTCAATTACAAACGGCTCTTTACGACTTTATCAGGACAGGTAAGCTTGTCAGTGCACACGATTGTTCTGACGGCGGTTTATTTATAACTTTGCTGGAAGCCGGTCTTGTCAATCATCTCGGATTTAATATAAACACCCCCGGACATATCAGAAAAGATGCATTTTTATTTGGGGAAGGTCAGGGACGCGTTGTGGTCAGCATTAATCCCGAAAACAGAGAATTTTTCGAAAATTTCTTTAAACAAAGAAATATTCCATTTTTACAAATTGGACAGACACAAGAAAATCTGTTGGAAATTGACCATGAAAACTGGGGAGATATTGCAGATTGGAAAAAAATTTACGAAGATACTTTGCCTTCGATACTTGATTGA